AGGTGTTATATCAGCAGCTTTCTTTCGGACCGGAGCGCTAATATGGGTGAATGCACCAACTCCTGCAGATGGGACTATACCCTTATGGAAGAGAAGAGACCGGGGGAGCATTTTCCCGTGTATGAAAATGAGAGGGGTACATACGTCATGAGCTCAAAGGACCTCTGCATGATCGAACATTTAAATCTGCTTGAAGAGGCGGGGATAGACAGCTTTAAGATAGAGGGAAGGATGAAGGGGATTAATTATCTTGCGGGTGTTGTGAAGACATACAGGGAGGCTATAAATAAACTTGGTACTGACACTGATGAGTACAAAGTTGATGAAAGGTGGCTCAGGGAGCTCTCCATGTTCAGCAGCAGGGGATACACGACAGGTATGTTTTTTGGAAAACAGGATGACAAAGATTATAACTTCGATGGCGAGATATACAGAATGAGCCATGAACTGGTTGGCGTCGTGATAGATGTGGACGGCCTTGTCGCAAAGGTTCAGTTGAGAAACAGGCTTGATGCCGGCGACCCTGTAGAGTTCTTAACACCGGGGCTTGAAGAACAGGAGTTTAAGGCGGATGAAATGAAGACTGCCTACGGAGTGACTATTTCTTCAGCGAGAAATGAAGATATAATTTATATGCAGGTACCGCACGGGGTCCGGAAAAATGATCTGATAAGGCGTGATAAAAGATTCAGAGAAGCAAGAATAAATTGAGACATAAGACGGAGAATATTTTATCAGACGAAGACCTCTTTCAGCGGTAACAAAAATCCTTCGATAAGTGGTGATGTCAGGGTATCTTCCAGGGAAAAGATTCCGTATAAGTCAAACACTTTATTAATGAGGTGCATAACCTCTATGCTTTGCGCCGCTGGATCAACAATCCAGTATTCTTTCACACCATGTAACGCATAAAGGGAGCGTTTGACCAATCTGTCCCTTTCCTTTGTTGATGGAGACAGTATCTCTATTACAAGGTCAGGGGGGCCGCTCACATTCTTTTCCGTCACAATCCCTCTCCTTTCATTGGAGATATAAATAATGTCGGGCTGCAGCACATCTTCTTCAGAAAGTACAACATCAACAGGGGCATCAACCACCTCCCCAAGCATCTTCTTCTTTACAAAACTCCAGAGCGCAAACTCTATGTTTCGTGATACGATCTGGTGATAGAAATCCGGCGCTGGGACCATATACAGATCTCCATCCATAAGTTCATACCGTTTTTCATCCGGTAAGTTGAAGTATTCGTTATATGTAAGCTTGACCTTTTGTCTCAGCATCTTTATATCTCCATGCACTTGCTGTTAAAGTGACCTTAATGATTAAAGAATACTACAGCCCCGGGGTCTTCGCAAGGGCTGATGTCTCCTGGACATAACACCCCGGTGAAGAGGGTCCACT
This Nitrospirota bacterium DNA region includes the following protein-coding sequences:
- a CDS encoding U32 family peptidase C-terminal domain-containing protein, whose amino-acid sequence is RCYISSFLSDRSANMGECTNSCRWDYTLMEEKRPGEHFPVYENERGTYVMSSKDLCMIEHLNLLEEAGIDSFKIEGRMKGINYLAGVVKTYREAINKLGTDTDEYKVDERWLRELSMFSSRGYTTGMFFGKQDDKDYNFDGEIYRMSHELVGVVIDVDGLVAKVQLRNRLDAGDPVEFLTPGLEEQEFKADEMKTAYGVTISSARNEDIIYMQVPHGVRKNDLIRRDKRFREARIN
- a CDS encoding Uma2 family endonuclease encodes the protein MLRQKVKLTYNEYFNLPDEKRYELMDGDLYMVPAPDFYHQIVSRNIEFALWSFVKKKMLGEVVDAPVDVVLSEEDVLQPDIIYISNERRGIVTEKNVSGPPDLVIEILSPSTKERDRLVKRSLYALHGVKEYWIVDPAAQSIEVMHLINKVFDLYGIFSLEDTLTSPLIEGFLLPLKEVFV